The following are encoded together in the Limanda limanda chromosome 12, fLimLim1.1, whole genome shotgun sequence genome:
- the LOC133015586 gene encoding protein tyrosine phosphatase type IVA 2-like, whose translation MNRPAPVEISYDCLRFLITHNPTNAQLGRFIEDLKAFGVNTLVRVCAATYDKTPVEQEGIQVLDWPFDDGSAPPDRVVDDWLNLLQTKFRDEPGCCVAVHCVAGLGRAPVLVALALIECGMEYEDAVHFIRLKRRGAFNSKQLLYLESYKPKLCLRSKDANGQSCCIQ comes from the exons ATGAACCGCCCGGCTCCAGTGGAGATCTCCTATGACTGTCTGAGATTCCTCATCACGCACAACCCCACCAATGCACAACTGGGAAGGTTTATAGAG GATCTAAAGGCATTTGGCGTTAACACCTTGGTACGAGTGTGTGCTGCTACGTATGACAAGACACCGGTCGAGCAAGAAGGCATACAAGTTCTG GATTGGCCATTTGATGATGGCTCAGCTCCTCCAGACCGGGTGGTGGACGACTGGTTGAACCTGCTACAGACAAAGTTTCGAGACGAGCCTGGCTGCTGTGTGGCTGTGCACTGTGTTGCTGGACTGGGACG AGCTCCTGTGCTGGTGGCCCTGGCTCTAATTGAGTGTGGGATGGAGTATGAAGATGCCGTGCACTTCATAAGACT GAAGCGTCGTGGGGCGTTCAACTCCAAGCAGCTGCTTTACCTTGAAAGCTACAAACCTAAACTGTGTCTGCGCTCCAAAGATGCCAACGGACAGAGCTGTTGTATACAGTAG